In Pieris rapae chromosome 18, ilPieRapa1.1, whole genome shotgun sequence, one genomic interval encodes:
- the LOC111002568 gene encoding balbiani ring protein 3-like isoform X4 translates to MKSVLCISALLFMSHSAWSTIPLRDPCVCTRIYKPVCGSDGKTYGSDCVLSCKNSELDRSHHIKKLYDGECKEPLHPCICPNIYQPVCGSDGKTYGNDCELKCKNDELKRKRQPCVEEVSKGKCKSPCICPLNLSPVCGDDGNTYSNECVLDCKNKEENRNIKVDYKGECSDLCPCPANLDPICGDDGETYSNKCLLECRNNKLKREGKKQITVVSKGECPDICTCTADYNPVCGSDGNTYSNKCVLGCKDKEQQRNGGKHITVAYKGECSDVCPCPANLNPICGDDGETYSNKCLLECRNNKLKREGKKQITVVSKGECPDICTCTADYNPVCGSDGNTYSNKCVLGCKDKEQQKNGGKHITVAYKGECSDVCACPFNYDPICGTDGKTYSNQCELDCENNKRKKNNQPIVKVSSSGPCTDKCVCTAISDPVCGDDGNTYSNKCVLDCKNKEENRNIKVDYKGECSDLCPCPANLDPICGDDGETYSNKCLLECRNHKLKRQGKKQITIVSKGECPDICLCTADYNPVCGSDGKTYSNKCVLGCKDKEQQRNGGKHITVAYKGECSDVCPCPANLNPICGDDGETYSNKCLLECRNNKLKREGKKQITVVSKGECPDICTCTADYNPVCGSDGNTYSNKCVLGCKDKEQQKNGGKHITVAYKGECSDVCACPFNYDPICGTDGKTYSNQCELDCENNKRKKNNQPIVKVSSSGPCTDKCVCTAISDPVCGDDGNTYSNKCVLDCKNKEENRNIKVDYKGECSDLCPCPANLDPICGDDGETYSNKCLLECRNHKLKRQGKKQITIVSKGECPDICLCTADYNPVCGSDGKTYSNKCVLGCKDKEQQRNGGKHITVAYKGECSDVCPCPANLNPICGDDGETYSNKCLLECRNNKLKREGKKQITVVSKGECPDICTCTADYNPVCGSDGNTYSNKCVLGCKDKEQQRNGGKHITVAYKGECSDVCACPFNYDPICGTDGKTYSNQCELDCENNKRKKNNQPIVKVSSSGPCTDKCVCTAISDPVCGDDGNTYSNKCVLDCKNKEENRNIKVDYKGECSDVCPCPANLNPICGDDGETYSNKCLLECRNNKLKRQGKKQITIVSKGECPDICLCTADYNPVCGSDGKTYSNKCVLGCKDKEQQRNGGKHITVAYKGECSDVCACPFNYDPICGTDGKTYSNQCELDCENNKRKKNNQPIVKVSSSGPCTDKCVCTAISDPVCGDDGNTYSNKCVLDCKNKEENRNIKVDYKGECSDVCPCPANLNPICGDDGETYSNKCLLECRNNKLKRQGKKQITIVSKGECPDICLCTADYNPVCGSDGKTYSNKCVLGCKDKEQQRNGGKHITVAYKGECSDVCACPFNYDPICGTDGKTYSNQCELDCENNKRKKNNQPIVKVSSSGPCTDKCVCTAISDPVCGDDGNTYSNKCVLDCKNKEENRNIKVDYKGECSDVCPCPANLNPICGDDGETYSNKCLLECRNNKLKRQGKKQITIVSKGECPDICLCTADYNPVCGSDGKTYSNKCVLGCKDKEQQRNGGKHITVAYKGECSDVCACPFNYDPICGTDGKTYSNQCELDCENNKRKKNNQPIVKVSSSGPCTDKCVCTAISDPVCGDDGNTYSNKCVLDCKNKEENRNIKVDYKGECSDLCPCPANLDPICGDDGETYSNKCLLECRNHKLKRQGKKQITIVSKGECPDICLCTADYNPVCGSDGKTYSNKCVLGCKDKEQQRNGGKHITVAYKGECSDVCACPLNYDPICGTDGKTYSNQCELDCENNNRKKNNKTIIHPAYTGKCEEGCFCIELYQPVCGSDGKTYGNSCKLGCRNIELEKNHQPSIRQIHEGACDGGCVCNGVVQPVCGSDGQTYTNECELSCVSRKLVKNGLSPLTVSNRDLCQYPCRCYSTIIPVCGTDNKSYQNLCVLQCASRNNQQLNLDLQYRGACQSCSCSKIYEPVCGSDGNTYDNECKLNCESKRVGKLHLHLFVAYRGECECPCPEIDDPFCASDGNTYGNKCALDCENKVRCRQNEKPLTISYQGQCRAYNYFNCDACPHLYRPVCGDNGISYWNICFLYCDAVNNLKNKRSPVMLCDLGPC, encoded by the exons ATGAAGTCGGTACTTT GTATTTCAGCCTTACTTTTTATGTCACATTCAGCATGGAGTACGATCCCACTTCGTGATCCATGCGTCTGTACTAGAATTTATAAGCCAGTCTGTGGCAGTGACGGTAAGACTTACGGCAGCGATTGCGTACTCTCCTGTAAAAATTCAGAGCTGGACAGATCAcaccatataaaaaaattatatgatggAGAGTGTAAAGAACCATTACATCCGTGCATTTGTCCCAATATCTATCAACCTGTGTGTGGTAGCGATGGAAAAACGTATGGGAATGATTGCGAACTGAAATGTAAAAACGACGAACTGAAAAGAAAAAGACAACCTTGTGTAGAAGAGGTAAGCAAGGGCAAGTGCAAGTCACCTTGTATATGTCCTTTAAATTTGTCACCTGTATGTGGAGATGATGGGAACACGTACAGCAATGAATGTGTACtagattgtaaaaataaagaagaaaatcGTAACATAAAAGTTGATTATAAAG GAGAATGTTCTGATCTCTGTCCATGTCCCGCTAATTTAGACCCAATCTGTGGTGATGATGGAGAAACCTACAGCAATAAATGTTTACTAGAATGTCGAAACAACAAGTTAAAACGAGAaggtaaaaaacaaattactgtCGTTAGCAAAGGTGAATGCCCTGATATTTGTACATGCACTGCTGACTATAATCCCGTTTGTGGAAGTGACGGAAACacatatagtaataaatgtgtCTTGGGGTGTAAAGATAAAGAACAACAAAGAAATGGGGGTAAGCATATAACTGTAGCATATAAAGGAGAATGTTCTGATGTATGTCCATGTCCCGCAAATTTAAATCCGATCTGTGGTGACGATGGAGAAACCTACAGCAATAAATGTTTACTAGAATGTCGAAACAACAAGTTAAAACGAGAaggtaaaaaacaaattactgtCGTTAGCAAAGGTGAATGCCCTGATATTTGTACATGCACTGCTGACTATAATCCCGTTTGTGGAAGTGACGGAAACacatatagtaataaatgtgtCTTGGGGTGTAAAGATAaagaacaacaaaaaaatgggGGTAAGCATATAACTGTAGCATATAAAGGAGAATGTTCTGATGTATGTGCATGTCCATTTAACTATGACCCTATATGTGGAACTGATGGAAAAACCTATTCTAATCAATGTGAACTTGATTGTGAAAATAATAAGCGAAAGAAGAATAACCAGCCTATTGTGAAAGTCTCCAGTTCAGGTCCGTGCACTGATAAGTGCGTATGCACTGCAATTTCAGACCCAGTGTGTGGAGATGATGGGAACACGTACAGCAATAAATGTGTACtagattgtaaaaataaagaagaaaatcGTAACATAAAAGTTGATTATAAAGGAGAATGTTCTGATCTCTGTCCATGTCCCGCTAATTTAGACCCAATCTGTGGTGATGATGGAGAAACCTACAGCAATAAATGTTTGCTAGAATGTCGAAACCACAAGTTAAAACGACAaggtaaaaaacaaattactatCGTTAGCAAAGGCGAATGCCCGGATATTTGTTTATGCACTGCTGACTATAATCCCGTTTGTGGAAGTGACGGAAAAAcgtatagtaataaatgtgtCTTGGGGTGTAAAGATAAAGAACAACAAAGAAATGGGGGTAAGCATATAACTGTAGCATATAAAGGAGAATGTTCTGATGTATGTCCATGTCCCGCAAATTTAAATCCGATCTGTGGTGACGATGGAGAAACCTACAGCAATAAATGTTTACTAGAATGTCGAAACAACAAGTTAAAACGAGAaggtaaaaaacaaattactgtCGTTAGCAAAGGTGAATGCCCTGATATTTGTACATGCACTGCTGACTATAATCCCGTTTGTGGAAGTGACGGAAACacatatagtaataaatgtgtCTTGGGGTGTAAAGATAaagaacaacaaaaaaatgggGGTAAGCATATAACTGTAGCATATAAAGGAGAATGTTCTGATGTATGTGCATGTCCATTTAACTATGACCCTATATGTGGAACTGATGGAAAAACCTATTCTAATCAATGTGAACTTGATTGTGAAAATAATAAGCGAAAGAAGAATAACCAGCCTATTGTGAAAGTCTCCAGTTCAGGTCCGTGCACTGATAAGTGCGTATGCACTGCAATTTCAGACCCAGTGTGTGGAGATGATGGGAACACGTACAGCAATAAATGTGTACtagattgtaaaaataaagaagaaaatcGTAACATAAAAGTTGATTATAAAGGAGAATGTTCTGATCTCTGTCCATGTCCCGCTAATTTAGACCCAATCTGTGGTGATGATGGAGAAACCTACAGCAATAAATGTTTGCTAGAATGTCGAAACCACAAGTTAAAACGACAaggtaaaaaacaaattactatCGTTAGCAAAGGCGAATGCCCGGATATTTGTTTATGCACTGCTGACTATAATCCCGTTTGTGGAAGTGACGGAAAAAcgtatagtaataaatgtgtCTTGGGGTGTAAAGATAAAGAACAACAAAGAAATGGGGGTAAGCATATAACTGTAGCATATAAAGGAGAATGTTCTGATGTATGTCCATGTCCCGCAAATTTAAATCCGATCTGTGGTGACGATGGAGAAACCTACAGCAATAAATGTTTACTAGAATGTCGAAACAACAAGTTAAAACGAGAaggtaaaaaacaaattactgtCGTTAGCAAAGGTGAATGCCCTGATATTTGTACATGCACTGCTGACTATAATCCCGTTTGTGGAAGTGACGGAAACacatatagtaataaatgtgtCTTGGGGTGTAAAGATAAAGAACAACAAAGAAATGGGGGTAAGCATATAACTGTAGCATATAAAGGAGAATGTTCTGATGTATGTGCATGTCCATTTAACTATGACCCTATATGTGGAACTGATGGAAAAACCTATTCTAATCAATGTGAACTTGATTGTGAAAATAATAAGCGAAAGAAGAATAACCAGCCTATTGTGAAAGTCTCCAGTTCAGGTCCGTGCACTGATAAGTGCGTATGCACTGCAATTTCAGACCCAGTGTGTGGAGATGATGGGAACACGTACAGCAATAAATGTGTACtagattgtaaaaataaagaagaaaatcGTAACATAAAAGTTGATTATAAAGGAGAATGTTCTGATGTATGTCCATGTCCCGCAAATTTAAATCCGATCTGTGGTGACGATGGAGAAACCTACAGCAATAAATGTTTACTAGAATGTCGAAACAACAAGTTAAAACGACAaggtaaaaaacaaattactatCGTTAGCAAAGGCGAATGCCCGGATATTTGTTTATGCACTGCTGACTATAATCCCGTTTGTGGAAGTGACGGAAAAAcgtatagtaataaatgtgtCTTGGGGTGTAAAGATAAAGAACAACAAAGAAATGGGGGTAAGCATATAACTGTAGCATATAAAGGAGAATGTTCTGATGTATGTGCATGTCCATTTAACTATGACCCTATATGTGGAACTGATGGAAAAACCTATTCTAATCAATGTGAACTTGATTGTGAAAATAATAAGCGAAAGAAGAATAACCAGCCTATTGTGAAAGTCTCCAGTTCAGGTCCGTGCACTGATAAGTGCGTATGCACTGCAATTTCAGACCCAGTGTGTGGAGATGATGGGAACACGTACAGCAATAAATGTGTACtagattgtaaaaataaagaagaaaatcGTAACATAAAAGTTGATTATAAAGGAGAATGTTCTGATGTATGTCCATGTCCCGCAAATTTAAATCCGATCTGTGGTGACGATGGAGAAACCTACAGCAATAAATGTTTACTAGAATGTCGAAACAACAAGTTAAAACGACAaggtaaaaaacaaattactatCGTTAGCAAAGGCGAATGCCCGGATATTTGTTTATGCACTGCTGACTATAATCCCGTTTGTGGAAGTGACGGAAAAAcgtatagtaataaatgtgtCTTGGGGTGTAAAGATAAAGAACAACAAAGAAATGGGGGTAAGCATATAACTGTAGCATATAAAGGAGAATGTTCTGATGTATGTGCATGTCCATTTAACTATGACCCTATATGTGGAACTGATGGAAAAACCTATTCTAATCAATGTGAACTTGATTGTGAAAATAATAAGCGAAAGAAGAATAACCAGCCTATTGTGAAAGTCTCCAGTTCAGGTCCGTGCACTGATAAGTGCGTATGCACTGCAATTTCAGACCCAGTGTGTGGAGATGATGGGAACACGTACAGCAATAAATGTGTACtagattgtaaaaataaagaagaaaatcGTAACATAAAAGTTGATTATAAAGGAGAATGTTCTGATGTATGTCCATGTCCCGCAAATTTAAATCCGATCTGTGGTGACGATGGAGAAACCTACAGCAATAAATGTTTACTAGAATGTCGAAACAACAAGTTAAAACGACAaggtaaaaaacaaattactatCGTTAGCAAAGGCGAATGCCCGGATATTTGTTTATGCACTGCTGACTATAATCCCGTTTGTGGAAGTGACGGAAAAAcgtatagtaataaatgtgtCTTGGGGTGTAAAGATAAAGAACAACAAAGAAATGGGGGTAAGCATATAACTGTAGCATATAAAGGAGAATGTTCTGATGTATGTGCATGTCCATTTAACTATGACCCTATATGTGGAACTGATGGAAAAACCTATTCTAATCAATGTGAACTTGATTGTGAAAATAATAAGCGAAAGAAGAATAACCAGCCTATTGTGAAAGTCTCCAGTTCAGGTCCGTGCACTGATAAGTGCGTATGCACTGCAATTTCAGACCCAGTGTGTGGAGATGATGGGAACACGTACAGCAATAAATGTGTACtagattgtaaaaataaagaagaaaatcGTAACATAAAAGTTGATTATAAAGGAGAATGTTCTGATCTCTGTCCATGTCCCGCTAATTTAGACCCAATCTGTGGTGATGATGGAGAAACCTACAGCAATAAATGTTTGCTAGAATGTCGAAACCACAAGTTAAAACGACAaggtaaaaaacaaattactatCGTTAGCAAAGGCGAATGCCCGGATATTTGTTTATGCACTGCTGACTATAATCCCGTTTGTGGAAGTGACGGAAAAAcgtatagtaataaatgtgtCTTGGGGTGTAAAGATAAAGAACAACAAAGAAATGGAGGTAAGCATATAACTGTAGCATATAAAGGAGAATGTTCAGATGTATGTGCCTGTCCATTGAACTATGACCCTATATGTGGAACTGATGGTAAAACCTATTCTAATCAATGTGAACTTGActgtgaaaataataatcgaaaaaaaaataacaaaactattatCCACCCAGCTTATACAGGAAAGTGTGAGGAAGGGTGTTTCTGTATAGAACTTTATCAACCAGTGTGTGGCAGTGACGGCAAAACTTATGGGAATAGCTGCAAGCTAGGATGTAGAAACATAGAActggaaaaaaatcatcagccaAGTATACGCCAAATTCATGAGGGAGCATGTGATGGCGGATGCGTATGCAATGGTGTAGTTCAGCCGGTTTGTGGTAGCGATGGACAAACATATACAAATGAATGTGAATTGTCTTGTGTAAGTAGAAAATTGGTTAAAAACGGTTTATCTCCTTTAACTGTTTCTAATAGAGACCTTTGCCAATACCCGTGCAGATGTTATAGTACTATCATTCCTGTTTGTGGAACCGATAACAAATCGTACCAAAATCTATGCGTTCTGCAATGTGCCAGTCGCAACAACCAACAACTAAACCTCGATTTGCAATACAGAGGAGCATGCCAGAGTTGTTCCTgctcaaaaatatatgaaccAGTTTGTGGAAGTGATGGAAACACATATGACAACGAATGCAAATTAAACTGTGAAAGTAAGAGAGTTGGAAAATTACACCTACACTTATTTGTCGCTTACAGAGGCGAATGTGAATGCCCTTGTCCTGAAATCGATGATCCTTTTTGTGCAAGCGACGGAAACACATATGGTAACAAATGCGCCCTTGACTGCGAAAACAAAGTACGTTGTCGTCAGAACGAAAAGCCTCTAACTATATCGTATCAAGGACAATGTCGCGCGTACAACTATTTTAATTGCGATGCCTGTCCCCACCTGTATCGCCCCGTTTGCGGTGACAATGGCATCTCCTATTGGAACATTTGTTTCTTATACTGCGATgcagttaataatttaaaaaataaacgatcACCTGTTATGCTTTGTGATCTTGGTCCTTGTTAA